A genomic region of Zea mays cultivar B73 chromosome 6, Zm-B73-REFERENCE-NAM-5.0, whole genome shotgun sequence contains the following coding sequences:
- the LOC109940164 gene encoding 14-3-3-like protein GF14-C, translating to MSREDNVYMAKLAEQAERYEEMVEYMEKVAKTVDVEELTVEERNLLSVAYKNVIGARHASWRIISSIEHKEESRKNEEHVIQITEYRGKIEAELSNICDGILKLIDSHLVPSSTATESKVFYLKMKGDYHRYLAEFKTGAERKEAAESTMIAYKAAQDIALVELASTHPIRLGLALNFSVFYYEILNSPDKACNLARQVGITFVFLFAVVAF from the exons ATGTCGCGGGAGGATAATGTTTACATGGCCAAGCTGGCTGAGCAAGCAGAACGGTACGAGGAAATGGTTGAGTACATGGAGAAGGTGGCTAAGACCGTAGATGTGGAAGAGCTCACCGTTGAGGAGCGAAACCTCTTATCTGTTGCCTACAAGAACGTAATTGGGGCCCGCCATGCCTCATGGCGCATTATCTCCTCCATTGAGCATAAGGAGGAGTCCCGTAAGAATGAGGAACATGTTATTCAGATCACGGAGTACCGTGGCAAGATTGAGGCTGAATTGAGCAACATTTGTGATGGTATCCTGAAGTTGATCGACTCTCACCTTGTGCCTTCCTCCACTGCTACAGAGTCGAAGGTGTTTTACCTCAAGATGAAGGGAGATTATCACAG GTACCTTGCTGAGTTTAAGACTGGTGCTGAGAGGAAGGAAGCTGCAGAGAGTACAATGATAGCTTATAAGGCAGCTCAG GATATTGCGTTGGTGGAACTGGCATCTACTCATCCCATAAGACTTGGACTTGCACTTAACTTCTCAGTTTTCTATTACGAGATTCTGAACTCTCCAGACAAAGCTTGCAACCTTGCCAGGCAGGTAGGTATCACATTTGTCTTTCTATTTGCTGTTGTAGCTTTCTGA